GTCAAGGATTATTATCATCGGAAAGAAGATAGCGCTTCCGGCGGAAAGTTATTATATTGTCGCAGAGAGATTGACGGTTAAAATTCTTAAACGGTTCCGTATATGATTCCCGAGATTGAAGCCTTTATCAATTCAAAGCATATCGCCGTGGTGGGCGTTTCCCGCCAAAAGCGAAAATTCGGAAACGTCATCTTTGAGACTCTCCAGAAGCGGGGCTTTCAGGTCTATCCGGTCAATCCGGAGGGCTCTTTCTCCGGGGCGAACCAATGTTTCAGGAGTCTGGAGGATGTTCCCGATGACGTCAAAGCGGCTGTGATATCGACGCGACCGAGTAACGCTATGGCAGTAGTCGAATCGGCAATTCGACGGCAATTTGAAATTCTCTGGTTTCAGCAGGGCGGCGACTTTGCGGAGGCGGCCGCCGCGGCGCAGAAGGCGGGACTGAAAGTAGTTACTGGAAGATGTGTTCTTCTGTATGCTCCACCGGTAACCGGAATCCACGCCCTGCATCGCTTTCTGGCGCGCATCACGAAGAGATTGTGAAATCGTCTGAAGATTATGTTCTTGCCATTAGATTTGGTAGAATTTTGAGAGGGAGGATAATATGAAATTCCTGAAATCAACAGCATTGACGATTACA
The genomic region above belongs to Candidatus Zixiibacteriota bacterium and contains:
- a CDS encoding CoA-binding protein — its product is MIPEIEAFINSKHIAVVGVSRQKRKFGNVIFETLQKRGFQVYPVNPEGSFSGANQCFRSLEDVPDDVKAAVISTRPSNAMAVVESAIRRQFEILWFQQGGDFAEAAAAAQKAGLKVVTGRCVLLYAPPVTGIHALHRFLARITKRL